Proteins from one Rubripirellula tenax genomic window:
- a CDS encoding glycerophosphodiester phosphodiesterase family protein encodes MSIRLTRLIALTIFVLCGEMPLRPALAEKPIPIAADGAHTAAESSTTAIRKDEVRIAAHRGGYETDKADDAPENSVANIRVCQSKGYELYETDIQRTRDGNFVIMHDATIDRETTGSGVASEMSLEELKTLHKRFRDGTDSKHRVATLDEFLVEGKNRVLFKADLKPGLNMYFKEIMDLATRCQAVSDIVFRVPYRDADVFDAYRASGVPLGGSVLMFMVSNKKQVDDVRQRFNPTMIQVNVSKDDPANARTLELIRHATMKGFIVETHAEGTEQDWRQLIEAGVRIFHTAKPAKMQAFLRKMEVENDK; translated from the coding sequence ATGAGTATTCGATTGACACGTTTGATCGCGTTAACAATCTTCGTGCTTTGCGGAGAGATGCCGTTGCGACCTGCCTTGGCTGAGAAGCCGATCCCCATTGCTGCAGATGGTGCGCACACGGCAGCGGAATCGTCGACAACCGCAATCAGAAAGGACGAAGTCCGAATCGCCGCCCATCGGGGTGGCTATGAGACGGACAAAGCTGACGATGCGCCCGAGAATAGCGTCGCAAATATTCGCGTTTGTCAAAGCAAGGGTTACGAGCTTTACGAAACCGATATCCAGCGAACGCGTGACGGCAACTTCGTGATTATGCACGATGCAACTATCGATCGCGAGACCACAGGCTCGGGTGTCGCAAGCGAAATGAGTTTGGAAGAGTTAAAAACGCTCCATAAGAGGTTTCGCGACGGCACGGACTCCAAACATCGCGTCGCAACGTTGGACGAGTTCTTGGTTGAAGGAAAGAATCGAGTGCTATTCAAAGCCGATTTGAAACCCGGACTGAACATGTATTTTAAAGAGATCATGGATCTCGCTACTCGTTGCCAAGCGGTGAGCGACATCGTGTTCCGTGTGCCCTATCGTGACGCGGATGTCTTTGACGCGTATCGGGCCAGTGGAGTCCCGCTGGGCGGTAGCGTGCTGATGTTCATGGTTTCCAACAAAAAGCAGGTCGACGATGTCCGGCAGCGATTTAATCCAACGATGATCCAAGTCAACGTGTCCAAGGACGACCCAGCCAACGCACGAACACTAGAACTGATCCGCCATGCCACCATGAAAGGATTCATTGTCGAAACTCACGCCGAAGGCACAGAACAGGACTGGCGTCAACTCATCGAAGCTGGAGTCCGGATCTTTCACACTGCCAAACCCGCCAAAATGCAAGCGTTCCTACGAAAGATGGAAGTTGAAAACGATAAGTAG